In Sebaldella termitidis ATCC 33386, one DNA window encodes the following:
- a CDS encoding Gfo/Idh/MocA family protein: MQKTDGMNYAPKGKPKPVCKEGEFVFAAIALDHGHIYGMCNGLTEAGATLKYVYDPDPAKVENFLKVYPNAKAAASEEEIFNDPEVKLIAGAAVPSERCALGLRAMDHGKDYFTDKSPFTTMEQLEAAKKKAAETGLKYYVYYSERLHVEGAVFAGELINQGAIGKVLQVIGLGPHRLNKKDRPEWFFQKDKYGGILCDIGSHQIEQYLYFSGAKDATVVSSEVANYGNPDTPELEDFGHANLLGDNGTTNYFRIDWFTPDGLGTWGDGRTMILGTEGYIEIRKYIDIARDNKGDNVYLVNKDGEKRYSVTGEIGFPFFGEFILDCINRTENSMTQEHAFKAAELCLIAQEKAVKIK, from the coding sequence ATGCAAAAAACAGACGGAATGAATTATGCACCAAAGGGAAAACCGAAGCCGGTATGTAAAGAGGGGGAATTTGTTTTTGCAGCAATAGCACTGGATCACGGACATATTTACGGAATGTGTAACGGCTTAACAGAAGCTGGGGCGACATTGAAATATGTATATGATCCGGATCCCGCAAAAGTGGAAAATTTTTTGAAGGTGTATCCTAATGCAAAGGCAGCAGCTTCAGAAGAAGAAATTTTTAATGATCCTGAAGTAAAATTAATAGCAGGAGCAGCAGTACCGTCGGAAAGATGTGCTCTGGGCCTGAGAGCAATGGATCATGGAAAAGATTATTTTACAGATAAATCACCGTTTACTACAATGGAACAGCTGGAGGCAGCAAAGAAAAAAGCAGCTGAAACAGGATTAAAATATTATGTGTATTATAGCGAGAGACTGCATGTAGAGGGAGCAGTTTTTGCGGGAGAACTGATAAATCAGGGTGCAATTGGGAAAGTCCTCCAGGTAATAGGTCTGGGACCACACAGATTGAATAAAAAAGACAGACCGGAATGGTTTTTTCAAAAGGATAAATACGGCGGAATATTATGTGATATAGGAAGCCATCAGATAGAACAGTATTTATATTTTTCAGGAGCTAAAGATGCCACGGTAGTTTCCAGTGAGGTTGCTAATTATGGAAATCCCGATACTCCGGAACTTGAGGATTTTGGTCATGCCAATCTGCTTGGGGATAACGGAACAACGAATTACTTCAGGATAGACTGGTTTACGCCTGACGGTTTAGGAACATGGGGAGATGGAAGAACAATGATCCTCGGAACAGAGGGATATATAGAAATTAGAAAATATATAGATATAGCAAGGGATAATAAAGGAGATAACGTATATCTGGTAAATAAAGACGGTGAAAAACGTTATTCCGTAACAGGGGAAATAGGATTTCCTTTTTTTGGGGAATTTATACTGGACTGTATAAACAGAACAGAAAATTCTATGACACAGGAACATGCATTTAAAGCAGCAGAATTATGTCTTATTGCACAGGAAAAAGCAGTTAAGATAAAATAA
- a CDS encoding ABC transporter ATP-binding protein yields the protein MAKVTLKGVEKQYPNGFKAVHGINLDIKDGEFMVFVGPSGCAKSTTLRMVAGLEEITGGEIYIGDKLVNDVAPKDRGIAMVFQNYALYPHMSVYDNMAFGLKLKKTPKSEIDKRVRDAAEKLEITDLLDRKPKDMSGGQRQRVALGRAIVREPEVFLFDEPLSNLDAKLRVSMRVRISQLHKELGSTMIYVTHDQVEAMTMGDRICVLREGKIMQVDTPLNLYNHPANKFVAGFIGSPTMNFLNGVIEEKDGKLLMKVKGTELEFPESMREKIKGHTGKEVSFGIRPEHISLGKEGEQNALKGNILVKEQMGNEEIVYFESEGNQITARLTLNQEESLSLKETGIFKIDMEKCHLFDTDTEEAI from the coding sequence ATGGCAAAGGTAACATTAAAAGGAGTAGAGAAACAATATCCAAACGGATTTAAAGCAGTACACGGGATAAATCTTGATATTAAAGACGGGGAGTTTATGGTCTTTGTCGGTCCCTCGGGATGTGCTAAATCAACTACGCTTAGAATGGTAGCAGGTCTTGAAGAGATCACGGGAGGGGAAATATATATCGGTGATAAGCTCGTTAATGATGTGGCACCAAAAGACAGAGGAATAGCAATGGTTTTTCAGAACTATGCCCTTTATCCGCATATGAGCGTTTATGATAACATGGCTTTCGGGCTGAAGCTAAAGAAGACACCAAAGTCGGAAATAGACAAAAGAGTAAGGGATGCAGCCGAAAAGCTTGAAATAACAGACCTGCTGGACAGAAAACCAAAGGATATGTCAGGAGGGCAAAGACAAAGGGTGGCACTTGGAAGAGCAATAGTAAGAGAGCCGGAAGTATTCCTTTTTGACGAGCCTTTAAGTAATCTTGATGCAAAGCTGAGAGTATCCATGAGGGTAAGAATAAGCCAGCTGCACAAAGAGCTGGGGTCTACAATGATTTATGTAACACATGATCAGGTTGAAGCAATGACAATGGGAGATAGAATATGTGTCTTAAGAGAAGGAAAGATCATGCAGGTGGATACGCCGTTAAATCTGTATAACCATCCAGCGAATAAATTCGTAGCAGGCTTTATAGGATCACCGACAATGAATTTTTTGAACGGAGTAATAGAAGAAAAAGACGGGAAGCTGTTAATGAAGGTAAAGGGGACAGAGCTGGAATTTCCAGAGAGCATGAGAGAGAAGATAAAAGGACATACAGGAAAAGAGGTGTCATTTGGAATAAGACCGGAACATATCTCACTGGGAAAAGAGGGTGAGCAGAATGCACTGAAAGGGAATATACTGGTAAAAGAACAGATGGGTAATGAAGAGATAGTGTATTTTGAGAGTGAAGGAAACCAGATAACAGCAAGACTGACGCTGAATCAGGAGGAAAGTCTGAGCCTGAAGGAGACCGGAATATTTAAGATAGATATGGAAAAATGTCATTTATTTGATACAGATACTGAAGAAGCTATCTGA
- a CDS encoding sugar kinase, producing MKFISLGEIMGRLSTIDYEKILHSKRFDMNFGGAEANVSVTMANLGVEKSAFISALPDNDLGNSVIRYLKCNNVVTDHIVKTEGRLGLYFVETGFSQRNSTVIYDRKDSAIAKADPEIFNFEEIFKDYTWFHISGITPAVSDNALRLTKKAMEAAKKSGLKISLDLNYREKLWDFQKARDILSELAEYADMCIGIEPLNLPGADGTDIKNGLSRNNPSLEEMDRVFHEMEKKFGIKIIARTARKSISSNRNALKGFLYINGKTIETDWEEFDILDRVGGGDSFAAGLIYAVNHFEDPEQIIEFALSCSILKHTIRGDAGTFTHNEVEKYLKEGMDIKR from the coding sequence TTGAAATTTATTTCTTTAGGAGAAATAATGGGCAGATTATCAACAATAGATTATGAAAAAATTCTTCATTCAAAGAGATTTGATATGAATTTCGGAGGTGCGGAAGCTAATGTTTCCGTCACAATGGCGAATCTTGGCGTGGAGAAATCAGCTTTTATATCTGCTCTTCCTGATAATGATCTAGGAAATTCCGTAATAAGATATTTAAAGTGCAATAATGTAGTGACAGATCATATAGTGAAAACAGAAGGAAGGCTCGGGCTTTATTTTGTGGAAACCGGTTTTTCACAGAGAAATTCCACAGTAATATATGACAGAAAAGATTCTGCCATAGCAAAAGCCGATCCGGAAATTTTTAATTTTGAAGAAATTTTCAAGGACTATACCTGGTTTCATATAAGCGGTATAACTCCTGCAGTTTCGGATAATGCCCTAAGGCTCACTAAAAAAGCAATGGAAGCAGCAAAGAAATCCGGATTAAAGATAAGTCTGGATCTGAATTATAGAGAAAAATTATGGGATTTTCAAAAAGCAAGAGATATATTGTCAGAGCTGGCAGAATATGCAGATATGTGTATAGGAATAGAGCCTTTGAATCTTCCGGGAGCAGACGGGACAGATATTAAAAACGGACTTTCCAGAAATAATCCGTCCCTTGAAGAGATGGACAGAGTTTTTCATGAAATGGAAAAAAAATTCGGCATAAAAATAATAGCAAGGACAGCAAGAAAAAGTATATCATCAAACAGAAATGCATTAAAAGGGTTTTTATATATAAACGGGAAGACAATAGAAACAGACTGGGAGGAATTCGATATTCTGGACAGGGTAGGCGGAGGAGACAGTTTTGCAGCGGGATTGATTTATGCGGTAAACCATTTTGAAGATCCTGAACAGATAATAGAATTCGCACTGTCATGTTCTATATTAAAGCATACAATAAGAGGGGATGCAGGAACATTTACTCATAATGAAGTGGAAAAATATTTAAAAGAAGGTATGGATATAAAAAGATAG
- a CDS encoding bifunctional 2-keto-4-hydroxyglutarate aldolase/2-keto-3-deoxy-6-phosphogluconate aldolase — protein sequence MKKYETIKNILDSGVVAVIRAENGEEAVKVSRACIEGGIRSIEVTYTVPGTSKVIETLKAEFGDTLEIGAGTVLDSETARNAILSGATYIVSPGFDENTAKLCNRYCIPYMAGCLTITEMITAMEAGVDIVKLFPGSAFGADFIKAVKGPLPQVNIMPTGGVSLDNVKDWINKGAVAVGIGSDLTKGYKENGISAVVENAKAFVDRVKEAREGR from the coding sequence ATGAAAAAGTATGAAACAATAAAAAATATACTGGATTCCGGTGTAGTAGCAGTAATAAGAGCTGAAAACGGAGAAGAAGCAGTAAAAGTATCCAGAGCCTGTATAGAAGGCGGAATCAGATCCATAGAAGTAACTTACACTGTTCCCGGTACCAGTAAAGTAATAGAAACTCTGAAAGCTGAGTTTGGAGATACGCTGGAGATAGGAGCAGGTACTGTTTTGGATAGCGAAACTGCCAGAAACGCCATATTATCAGGAGCGACATATATAGTAAGTCCCGGATTTGACGAAAATACTGCAAAGCTTTGTAACAGATACTGTATACCTTATATGGCCGGCTGCCTTACAATAACAGAGATGATAACAGCTATGGAGGCAGGGGTGGATATCGTAAAATTATTCCCGGGAAGCGCATTTGGAGCAGATTTTATAAAAGCAGTAAAAGGGCCTCTTCCCCAGGTAAATATAATGCCTACAGGCGGAGTAAGCCTTGATAATGTAAAGGACTGGATAAATAAGGGAGCTGTAGCAGTAGGAATTGGCTCGGATCTGACAAAAGGATATAAAGAAAACGGAATATCCGCAGTAGTAGAAAATGCAAAGGCTTTTGTAGACAGGGTAAAGGAAGCAAGAGAGGGGAGATAA
- a CDS encoding GntR family transcriptional regulator: MSVNINNLNKNIGENNSQYAYRVLKDNIMNLTLSPGQVINENELVDILKISRTPIREAIFKLKDEALIDVYPQKASFVSLIDLNRVEEAFFLRKIVETEVLKLCCESCETEYLKKLEKNIYLQEIVVNIEEDKSAFFSLDNEFHTIIYDSVSKSRVWTTIKTFSTHYDRLRYLDIIEKINLINLLNQHKEIVKIIKEKDISRVESILLSHLTNFRGELPSFMEKYGNFFEK; encoded by the coding sequence ATGTCGGTAAATATAAATAACCTAAATAAAAATATTGGTGAAAATAACAGTCAGTATGCCTACAGAGTCCTGAAAGACAATATTATGAACCTTACTTTGTCTCCGGGACAGGTTATAAATGAAAATGAATTAGTTGATATCTTAAAAATCAGCCGTACTCCCATAAGAGAAGCCATCTTCAAGCTAAAAGACGAAGCTCTTATAGATGTATATCCCCAAAAGGCCTCTTTTGTATCATTAATTGATCTGAACAGAGTTGAGGAAGCTTTCTTTTTAAGAAAAATAGTCGAAACCGAAGTATTAAAACTTTGCTGCGAATCCTGTGAAACCGAATATCTGAAAAAACTTGAAAAAAATATCTACCTTCAGGAAATTGTTGTTAATATTGAAGAAGATAAAAGTGCTTTTTTTTCACTTGATAATGAATTTCATACTATTATCTACGATTCTGTAAGTAAGTCCAGAGTCTGGACTACTATTAAGACTTTCAGCACTCATTATGACAGACTGAGATATCTGGATATTATTGAAAAAATAAATCTCATAAATCTCCTGAACCAGCATAAGGAAATAGTAAAAATCATTAAAGAAAAAGATATTTCCCGGGTAGAATCCATCCTGCTCAGTCATTTGACTAATTTTAGAGGAGAGCTTCCGTCTTTTATGGAAAAATATGGAAATTTTTTTGAAAAATAA
- a CDS encoding GntR family transcriptional regulator, whose translation MLGKKTKTTNETIKNYVYNILKDSIINARLIPGAQVSEQELADKLEVSRTPVREALIHLHQEELVEIIPQKGTYISKINEQSVEESRYMREILEVEITKLAAEVFPESYLFLLEENLHSQELYLKQKNYEKLFQYDNDFHRIIYEGSNKMRIWESIQNISGQLNRVRIMGLTLDSEEIWNLVYTEHKEIFNKIKNHEKEGLSEILIRHLERGKTHIKTIKEQYAEYF comes from the coding sequence ATGTTAGGAAAAAAGACTAAAACTACAAATGAAACAATAAAAAATTATGTTTATAATATTTTAAAGGACAGTATTATAAATGCACGCTTAATACCCGGAGCCCAGGTTTCGGAGCAGGAGCTGGCAGATAAGCTGGAAGTAAGCAGAACACCAGTAAGAGAGGCTTTGATACATCTTCATCAGGAGGAGCTGGTAGAGATAATTCCGCAAAAAGGTACATATATCTCCAAGATAAATGAACAGTCCGTGGAAGAATCTAGATATATGAGGGAAATACTTGAAGTGGAGATAACCAAGCTGGCAGCGGAGGTCTTTCCTGAATCATATCTGTTTTTACTGGAAGAAAATCTGCATTCTCAGGAATTATATCTGAAGCAGAAGAATTATGAAAAACTTTTTCAGTATGATAATGATTTTCACCGAATAATATATGAAGGTAGTAACAAAATGAGAATCTGGGAAAGTATACAGAATATAAGCGGTCAGCTGAACAGAGTAAGAATAATGGGATTAACGCTGGATTCCGAAGAAATATGGAATCTTGTTTACACAGAACATAAGGAAATATTCAATAAAATAAAAAATCATGAAAAGGAGGGATTGTCAGAAATATTAATAAGACATCTTGAAAGAGGAAAAACACATATCAAAACTATTAAAGAACAGTATGCCGAATATTTTTAA